One genomic window of Halictus rubicundus isolate RS-2024b chromosome 12, iyHalRubi1_principal, whole genome shotgun sequence includes the following:
- the LOC143359909 gene encoding polycomb group protein Pc, which produces MDLGDRVYAAERITKKREKRGKVEYFVKWKGWSKKYNTWEPEENILDVRLIELYEESQKGGDVASRRPRRRDARYNEQVLANLVVEEEPGGDERVGEDSQDESTTGSTSATRLNPVAPDEDTLPSSLDGHESPIAPELSASAFSVDSDSSNSSVDSPLLPRKEPTGTKRKAEVLSKESGKIGVTITTSSPSSGSGSPPPNKIPRLLPLNPTSPTYHSHKINGRRPSSSSVKSTPEEPLPAVPTTPAPAVQDKKRPEADVPHGPPPSLPRAPPAPLSPQIDTPLEQPTKKRHLSEQKQEKSNGAVTVDANGHKSPSPTDSYTNNNRLTPVVNGHHSHNNNHNNNNNNNNNNNNNNTSSLKQTEITKTDMYVPLSSPGTDYWHARNPVADQVFITDVTVNLKTVTIRECKTEKGFFRERDPKSDIY; this is translated from the exons ATGGATCTGGGTGACAGAGTTTACGCTGCGGAACGGATTACGAAGAAGAGGGAAAAGCGG GGCAAGGTGGAGTATTTCGTAAAATGGAAAGGATGGAGTAAAAA ATACAACACGTGGGAACCGGAAGAGAATATTTTAGACGTGAGGTTAATTGAATTATACGAAGAAAGTCAAAAGGGTGGGGATGTGGCGTCGAGGAGACCCAGGCGGAGGGATGCCAGATACAAT GAGCAAGTCCTTGCTAATCTGGTCGTCGAGGAAGAACCCGGTGGGGATGAAAGGGTTGGAGAGGACAGTCAAGACGAATCCACTACCGGTAGCACGTCGGCTACTCGCTTGAATCCCGTGGCACCCGACGAGGATACACTTCCGAGTTCGCTCGACGGACACGAATCGCCGATCGCTCCGGAATTATCGGCATCCGCGTTCAGCGTCGACTCGGACAGTTCCAACAGTAGCGTAGACAGTCCTTTGTTACCAAGAAAGGAGCCAACGGGTACGAAGAGGAAAGCCGAGGTTCTCAGCAAGGAGTCTGGGAAAATCGGTGTCACTATCACCACAAGCAGTCCTAGTAGCGGCAGCGGGAGTCCACCGCCGAATAAGATTCCTCGATTGTTACCTCTGAATCCTACGTCCCCTACTTATCAC AGTCACAAAATTAATGGTAGGAGGCCGTCGTCGTCCAGCGTGAAATCGACGCCGGAAGAACCGCTACCCGCAGTACCGACGACACCGGCTCCAGCGGTGCAGGATAAAAAGCGTCCTGAAGCGGACGTGCCTCACGGTCCTCCACCCTCGCTGCCTCGTGCACCGCCAGCACCTCTATCGCCTCAGATAGACACGCCTCTGGAGCAGCCTACCAAAAAGAGGCATTTGTCGGAACAAAAACAGGAGAAGTCGAACGGAGCCGTGACGGTCGACGCAAACGGTCACAAATCGCCCAGTCCCACAGACTCTTACACGAACAACAACAGGTTAACGCCCGTCGTGAATGGACACCATAGTCATAATAACAAccataataataacaataacaacaacaataataacaacaacaacaacacgtCGAGTCTGAAGCAAACGGAGATCACGAAGACGGACATGTATGTCCCTCTGTCCAGTCCTGGTACGGATTACTGGCACGCGAGGAATCCGGTCGCCGATCAGGTGTTCATTACGGACGTCACGGTGAATCTGAAAACCGTTACCATCAGGGAGTGTAAGACTGAAAAAGGATTCTTCCGGGAGAGGGATCCCAAGAGCGATATCTATTAA